One genomic window of Gemmatimonadaceae bacterium includes the following:
- the gcvH gene encoding glycine cleavage system protein GcvH, whose product MSDIPKDLLYTEEHEYVKPTDEENVVAIGITDYAQGELGDIVFIELPQIGSNFGKHDVFGTVEAVKAVSELYAPITGEVVDVNDRLDKEPALVNTAPYTDGWMIKVRLRNPSERDELLGAAEYSTRLGE is encoded by the coding sequence GTGTCAGATATCCCGAAAGATCTCCTCTACACCGAGGAGCACGAATACGTAAAGCCCACGGACGAGGAGAACGTGGTCGCCATCGGAATTACCGACTACGCCCAGGGTGAGCTTGGCGACATCGTTTTCATCGAGCTACCTCAGATCGGCTCCAACTTCGGAAAGCACGACGTCTTCGGAACTGTCGAAGCGGTGAAGGCGGTATCCGAACTGTACGCGCCGATCACCGGTGAGGTCGTTGACGTCAACGACCGGCTCGACAAGGAGCCCGCGCTCGTGAACACGGCGCCCTACACGGACGGCTGGATGATCAAAGTCCGCCTCCGGAACCCGAGCGAGCGCGACGAGTTGCTTGGCGCGGCGGAGTATTCGACGAGACTGGGTGAGTAG